In a genomic window of Macrobrachium nipponense isolate FS-2020 chromosome 10, ASM1510439v2, whole genome shotgun sequence:
- the LOC135223570 gene encoding protein unc-13 homolog D-like isoform X1, with translation MSSQVSLIANAFSPMTHQQNDYSTEADLDPEEQKRSIFYISQAADNAHQLTEAVLNVSEPKPPSPVMEYENETTLSDVIYALVSLMEKNIQWVVPRSMTNAGNSPCYDAEQPKEIDASVVTLDEILETIGEAFNKDKDSILKLKEEAQQRKLAKLRLNLTIGEADIQTQSDAKEPTNSFIRIKKGPKFMEEFETPLRRGTRHPRWKYSLETHFTDLSSDKIHLELWHEKEEEKKKKKRHFIKGNLPEGPKHILLAELVLKAKDILGQGITGWYDMENRFGEDMKAPTRVRLSGHISCTSDVECDALENYEILLKCLLDHEKKKSPQERKNGPCSKFDEDLVLGASAKAALRQFALVHNLSPASQCLSWWTNVTILLSPLDWQLLLTQFNCIKSSLVVGAYSLTEQERLSQSVSDVIDRCIACVKYLKECFPAAQTEQSKSQLAFMLQTMKSIQTHPMIRSLLMEENNFCLRSVIKAALLGFSKQWWNKLQDTSGPQRSESISDQLQSTLVLTDEVFNLLQSLCEFYDDIFMQEYDICCLKACYPVIVKELIEAVEPVITESCQLIPKTVEEIDEDGVTMDFLIGSTLMKIYKNLGRIWLLRCPHLSSAIVEETGIQIFSSFFEEGIESQLFLTQDRENRCIDEVVLNDTLKPVGPGFHFSESLKEAKAIPHRFKIWWFELVWPDQEDRAVFLLKVLRSLFFLSISYCQSLSKKIDHILQESGEDSKEIANEKICVVITNMATIMQDLKDYHNILGYNFLDSETREKHNTEIEAMVSISTLNIQNIMQNFTWKVVNAREEFLEKTLMKLCQEDESLAFLTEVLYPTIDVLRKHLDISNTKFLLESLWVKILTIMKGIVNREGTMEPEFYKRLLSTLRKIFVDLTPDSDEALDAQSADTEDYRTLVEDLTLMEKTPLSLVNLYYKLQFEEETNRTDSATASLVIRTWFQETNKLSVLILMAKDIVVPPEESHKAPLEYYIKVEVLSTDNLYSTEKTPVLKEDPATFDKLFEIDLGENCDNEHEGTLILTLKDRNLTRSDTFLGESVIPFSSIPIGESYARNRYLNMFLPSVTEERQKILQVLDRRDTDKTASTFLKKLRKRHPDASDLIKSLKNWF, from the exons AACGAGACGACACTTTCTGACGTCATCTACGCTCTCGTATCGCTGATGGAGAAGAATATCCAATGGGTCGTACCCAGAAGCATGACCAACGCAGGGAACAGCCCCTGTTATGAcgctgaacagcccaaggaaattGATGCCAGCGTCGTCACACTCGACGAGATACTGGAGACCATAGGCGAAGCTTTCAACAAGGACAAGGATTCTATCTTGAAACTCAAAGAAGAGGCGCAGCAAAGAAAG CTCGCTAAACTCCGTCTGAATCTAACAATAGGAGAAGCAGACATTCAAACTCAGAGCGATGCCAAAG AACCAACGAACAGCTTCATTCGAATAAAAAAGGGGCCAAAATTCATGGAGGAATTTGAAACCCCACTTCGGCGGGGAACACGACATCCGAGATGGAAATACTCCCTTGAGAC GCACTTCACGGACCTAAGCAGTGACAAAATACATCTCGAATTGTG GcacgaaaaggaagaagaaaagaagaagaaaaagagacatTTCATCAAAGGAAATCTACCGGAGGGACCAAAACATATTCTACTCGCTGAGCTAGTCCTTAAAGCAAAG GACATCTTAGGGCAGGGAATCACCGGCTGGTACGACATGGAGAACCGTTTCGGGGAGGACATGAAGGCGCCTACGAGAGTCCGCCTCTCGGGGCATATATCCTGCACCAGTGACGTGGAATGCGACGCCCTTGAAAACTATGAGATCCTGCTGAAGTGCCTCCTTGATCATGAGAAGAAAAAGTCCCCACAGGAAAGGAAG AATGGCCCATGCAGCAAATTTGACGAGGATCTGGTCTTAGGAGCAAGTGCCAAAGCAGCACTTCGGCAGTTCGCCTTGGTCCACAATCTGAGCCCAGCTAGTCAGTGCCTGTCATGGTGGACGAACGTTACAATTCTGCTGTCCCCACTAGACTGGCAGCTATTACTCACACAATTTAATTGCATTAAATCTTCGCTGGTTGTCGGCGCCTATTCACTAACAGAACAAGAGCGCCTCAGTCAGTCAGTTTCTGATGTTATTGACAGATGCATTGCTTGCGTAAAATATCTGAAGGAGTGTTTTCCAGCAGCTCAAACTGAACAGTCTAAATCCCAGTTGGCATTTATGTTACA GACAATGAAGAGTATACAGACTCACCCAATGATCAGAAGTTTACTCATGGAAGAGAACAACTTCTGTCTACGTAGTGTTATTAAGGCGGCTCTCTTAGGCTTCTCTAAGCAGTG GTGGAACAAACTGCAGGATACGTCGGGTCCACAACGTTCAGAAAGCATAAGCGATCAGCTGCAGTCGACGCTTGTACTCACAGATGAAGTTTTTAATTTACTTCAAAGCTTGTGTGAATTTTATGACGACATTTTTATGCA AGAATATGACATCTGCTGCTTGAAGGCCTGTTATCCAGTAATTGTGAAAGAACTGATTGAAGCCGTCGAGCCTGTTATTACGGAATCTTGTCAACTTATACCGAAAACAGTGGAGGAAATCG ACGAGGACGGAGTTACAATGGATTTCCTTATTGGTTCCACTTTAATGAAAATCTACAAAAACCTTGGACGCATCTGGCT CCTGAGATGTCCACACTTATCGTCGGCAATAGTCGAGGAAACTGGAATTCAGATCTTCAGCTCCTTCTTCGAGGAGGGAATAGAGAGCCAACTCTTTCTGACACAAGACAGAGAAAACAGATGCATTGATGAGGTTGTCCTTAACGACACTCTAAAGCCCGTGGGCCCTGGTTTCCACTTCAGCGAATCTTTAAAGGAAGCCAAAGCTATTCCACACAGA tttaaaatttGGTGGTTTGAGCTGGTATGGCCAGATCAGGAAGATAGAGCTGTGTTTTTGTTGAAAGTTCTGCGAAGCCTTTTCTTTCTAAGTATTTCTTATTGCCAGTCGCTTTCTAAGAAGATTGACCACATACTCCAGGAAAGTGGCGAGGATTCTAAAGAGATTGCCAATGAAAAG ATCTGTGTCGTCATCACCAACATGGCCACCATAATGCAGGACTTGAAGGATTACCATAATATATTAGGGTACAATTTCCTCGACTCTGAAACGAGAGAAAAGCACAACACGGAAATTGAAGCGATGGTGAGCATATCGACCCTCAACATCCAGAACATAATGCAAAATTTCACCTGGAAGGTTGTGAACGCC AGAGAAGAATTTCTAGAGAAGACCCTCATGAAACTGTGCCAAGAAGATGAGAGTCTAGCCTTTCTGACAGAGGTCCTGTATCCTACAATTGACGTTCTTCGAAAACACCTTGATATATCCAACACCAAATTTCTTCTGGAAAGCCTTTGGGTCAAGATCCTTACCATCATGAAAGGAATTGTCAACAGAGAAGGCACT atGGAACCTGAATTTTATAAAAGGCTGCTCAGTACATTGAGAAAGATCTTTGTAGATTTGACTCCTGATTCGGATGAAGCTTTGGATGCGCAGTCAGCCGACACTGAAG ACTACAGAACTCTGGTGGAGGACCTGACGCTCATGGAGAAGACCCCTTTGTCACTGGTAAACTTGTATTATAAACTTCAATTCGAAGAGGAAACCAATCGAACTGACTCTGCAACAGCTTCACTGGTTATAAGG ACTTGGTTTCAAGAGACCAACAAGCTTAGCGTTCTCATCCTTATGGCTAAGGACATCGTAGTGCCTCCAGAGGAGTCTCATAAAGCACCTCTCGAATATTACATAAAAGTTGAGGTTCTTTCCACTGACAACCTGTATTCGACCGAGAAGACTCCTGTGTTGAAAGAGGATCCTGCTACGTTTGATAAACTGTTTGAAAT TGACTTAGGCGAAAACTGTGATAATGAACACGAAGGAACCCTAATTCTAACTCTGAAAGATCGTAACCTGACGCGCTCGGACACTTTCCTTGGGGAATCTGTCATTCCCTTCTCTAGCATTCCCATTGGGGAATCCTATGCCCGCAACAGGTACCTGAATATGTTCCTCCCAAGCGTCACCGAAg AACGACAGAAGATTTTGCAAGTCCTAGATAGAAGAGATACGGATAAGACTGCAAGCACTTTCCTGAAGAAGCTAAGAAAGCGTCATCCAGACGCCTCCGATCTCATAAAAAGCTTGAAAAATTGGTTTTAA
- the LOC135223570 gene encoding protein unc-13 homolog D-like isoform X2 yields MEYENETTLSDVIYALVSLMEKNIQWVVPRSMTNAGNSPCYDAEQPKEIDASVVTLDEILETIGEAFNKDKDSILKLKEEAQQRKLAKLRLNLTIGEADIQTQSDAKEPTNSFIRIKKGPKFMEEFETPLRRGTRHPRWKYSLETHFTDLSSDKIHLELWHEKEEEKKKKKRHFIKGNLPEGPKHILLAELVLKAKDILGQGITGWYDMENRFGEDMKAPTRVRLSGHISCTSDVECDALENYEILLKCLLDHEKKKSPQERKNGPCSKFDEDLVLGASAKAALRQFALVHNLSPASQCLSWWTNVTILLSPLDWQLLLTQFNCIKSSLVVGAYSLTEQERLSQSVSDVIDRCIACVKYLKECFPAAQTEQSKSQLAFMLQTMKSIQTHPMIRSLLMEENNFCLRSVIKAALLGFSKQWWNKLQDTSGPQRSESISDQLQSTLVLTDEVFNLLQSLCEFYDDIFMQEYDICCLKACYPVIVKELIEAVEPVITESCQLIPKTVEEIDEDGVTMDFLIGSTLMKIYKNLGRIWLLRCPHLSSAIVEETGIQIFSSFFEEGIESQLFLTQDRENRCIDEVVLNDTLKPVGPGFHFSESLKEAKAIPHRFKIWWFELVWPDQEDRAVFLLKVLRSLFFLSISYCQSLSKKIDHILQESGEDSKEIANEKICVVITNMATIMQDLKDYHNILGYNFLDSETREKHNTEIEAMVSISTLNIQNIMQNFTWKVVNAREEFLEKTLMKLCQEDESLAFLTEVLYPTIDVLRKHLDISNTKFLLESLWVKILTIMKGIVNREGTMEPEFYKRLLSTLRKIFVDLTPDSDEALDAQSADTEDYRTLVEDLTLMEKTPLSLVNLYYKLQFEEETNRTDSATASLVIRTWFQETNKLSVLILMAKDIVVPPEESHKAPLEYYIKVEVLSTDNLYSTEKTPVLKEDPATFDKLFEIDLGENCDNEHEGTLILTLKDRNLTRSDTFLGESVIPFSSIPIGESYARNRYLNMFLPSVTEERQKILQVLDRRDTDKTASTFLKKLRKRHPDASDLIKSLKNWF; encoded by the exons AACGAGACGACACTTTCTGACGTCATCTACGCTCTCGTATCGCTGATGGAGAAGAATATCCAATGGGTCGTACCCAGAAGCATGACCAACGCAGGGAACAGCCCCTGTTATGAcgctgaacagcccaaggaaattGATGCCAGCGTCGTCACACTCGACGAGATACTGGAGACCATAGGCGAAGCTTTCAACAAGGACAAGGATTCTATCTTGAAACTCAAAGAAGAGGCGCAGCAAAGAAAG CTCGCTAAACTCCGTCTGAATCTAACAATAGGAGAAGCAGACATTCAAACTCAGAGCGATGCCAAAG AACCAACGAACAGCTTCATTCGAATAAAAAAGGGGCCAAAATTCATGGAGGAATTTGAAACCCCACTTCGGCGGGGAACACGACATCCGAGATGGAAATACTCCCTTGAGAC GCACTTCACGGACCTAAGCAGTGACAAAATACATCTCGAATTGTG GcacgaaaaggaagaagaaaagaagaagaaaaagagacatTTCATCAAAGGAAATCTACCGGAGGGACCAAAACATATTCTACTCGCTGAGCTAGTCCTTAAAGCAAAG GACATCTTAGGGCAGGGAATCACCGGCTGGTACGACATGGAGAACCGTTTCGGGGAGGACATGAAGGCGCCTACGAGAGTCCGCCTCTCGGGGCATATATCCTGCACCAGTGACGTGGAATGCGACGCCCTTGAAAACTATGAGATCCTGCTGAAGTGCCTCCTTGATCATGAGAAGAAAAAGTCCCCACAGGAAAGGAAG AATGGCCCATGCAGCAAATTTGACGAGGATCTGGTCTTAGGAGCAAGTGCCAAAGCAGCACTTCGGCAGTTCGCCTTGGTCCACAATCTGAGCCCAGCTAGTCAGTGCCTGTCATGGTGGACGAACGTTACAATTCTGCTGTCCCCACTAGACTGGCAGCTATTACTCACACAATTTAATTGCATTAAATCTTCGCTGGTTGTCGGCGCCTATTCACTAACAGAACAAGAGCGCCTCAGTCAGTCAGTTTCTGATGTTATTGACAGATGCATTGCTTGCGTAAAATATCTGAAGGAGTGTTTTCCAGCAGCTCAAACTGAACAGTCTAAATCCCAGTTGGCATTTATGTTACA GACAATGAAGAGTATACAGACTCACCCAATGATCAGAAGTTTACTCATGGAAGAGAACAACTTCTGTCTACGTAGTGTTATTAAGGCGGCTCTCTTAGGCTTCTCTAAGCAGTG GTGGAACAAACTGCAGGATACGTCGGGTCCACAACGTTCAGAAAGCATAAGCGATCAGCTGCAGTCGACGCTTGTACTCACAGATGAAGTTTTTAATTTACTTCAAAGCTTGTGTGAATTTTATGACGACATTTTTATGCA AGAATATGACATCTGCTGCTTGAAGGCCTGTTATCCAGTAATTGTGAAAGAACTGATTGAAGCCGTCGAGCCTGTTATTACGGAATCTTGTCAACTTATACCGAAAACAGTGGAGGAAATCG ACGAGGACGGAGTTACAATGGATTTCCTTATTGGTTCCACTTTAATGAAAATCTACAAAAACCTTGGACGCATCTGGCT CCTGAGATGTCCACACTTATCGTCGGCAATAGTCGAGGAAACTGGAATTCAGATCTTCAGCTCCTTCTTCGAGGAGGGAATAGAGAGCCAACTCTTTCTGACACAAGACAGAGAAAACAGATGCATTGATGAGGTTGTCCTTAACGACACTCTAAAGCCCGTGGGCCCTGGTTTCCACTTCAGCGAATCTTTAAAGGAAGCCAAAGCTATTCCACACAGA tttaaaatttGGTGGTTTGAGCTGGTATGGCCAGATCAGGAAGATAGAGCTGTGTTTTTGTTGAAAGTTCTGCGAAGCCTTTTCTTTCTAAGTATTTCTTATTGCCAGTCGCTTTCTAAGAAGATTGACCACATACTCCAGGAAAGTGGCGAGGATTCTAAAGAGATTGCCAATGAAAAG ATCTGTGTCGTCATCACCAACATGGCCACCATAATGCAGGACTTGAAGGATTACCATAATATATTAGGGTACAATTTCCTCGACTCTGAAACGAGAGAAAAGCACAACACGGAAATTGAAGCGATGGTGAGCATATCGACCCTCAACATCCAGAACATAATGCAAAATTTCACCTGGAAGGTTGTGAACGCC AGAGAAGAATTTCTAGAGAAGACCCTCATGAAACTGTGCCAAGAAGATGAGAGTCTAGCCTTTCTGACAGAGGTCCTGTATCCTACAATTGACGTTCTTCGAAAACACCTTGATATATCCAACACCAAATTTCTTCTGGAAAGCCTTTGGGTCAAGATCCTTACCATCATGAAAGGAATTGTCAACAGAGAAGGCACT atGGAACCTGAATTTTATAAAAGGCTGCTCAGTACATTGAGAAAGATCTTTGTAGATTTGACTCCTGATTCGGATGAAGCTTTGGATGCGCAGTCAGCCGACACTGAAG ACTACAGAACTCTGGTGGAGGACCTGACGCTCATGGAGAAGACCCCTTTGTCACTGGTAAACTTGTATTATAAACTTCAATTCGAAGAGGAAACCAATCGAACTGACTCTGCAACAGCTTCACTGGTTATAAGG ACTTGGTTTCAAGAGACCAACAAGCTTAGCGTTCTCATCCTTATGGCTAAGGACATCGTAGTGCCTCCAGAGGAGTCTCATAAAGCACCTCTCGAATATTACATAAAAGTTGAGGTTCTTTCCACTGACAACCTGTATTCGACCGAGAAGACTCCTGTGTTGAAAGAGGATCCTGCTACGTTTGATAAACTGTTTGAAAT TGACTTAGGCGAAAACTGTGATAATGAACACGAAGGAACCCTAATTCTAACTCTGAAAGATCGTAACCTGACGCGCTCGGACACTTTCCTTGGGGAATCTGTCATTCCCTTCTCTAGCATTCCCATTGGGGAATCCTATGCCCGCAACAGGTACCTGAATATGTTCCTCCCAAGCGTCACCGAAg AACGACAGAAGATTTTGCAAGTCCTAGATAGAAGAGATACGGATAAGACTGCAAGCACTTTCCTGAAGAAGCTAAGAAAGCGTCATCCAGACGCCTCCGATCTCATAAAAAGCTTGAAAAATTGGTTTTAA